One Streptomyces lincolnensis genomic region harbors:
- a CDS encoding FAD-binding and (Fe-S)-binding domain-containing protein — protein MTDTATALEPLVARLTETAPGLRVETGPGSTGLYAYDASNYRVPPRAVVFPRSADDVVAVLRACREAHVPITARGGGTSMAGNAVGPGVVLDFSRYMNRILDIDPVARTARVEAGVVLDALQSATALHGLTFGPDPSSHSRCTLGGMIGNDACGNRSVRHGRTSGHIEALEIVTADGVRAVADRTGLHPVDAADAERVARLEADVRALIGDNLAPIRTELGRIPRQVSGYQLHRLLPEHGFDMARALVGTEGSCAVVTAATVRLVATAQASTLLTLGYDDVVDAAEDVPEILRWNPTAVEGMDEAIVATMRARRGPDSVTGLPEGRAWLYVELDGDDQAAVDARAADLLDVLKAHGRLTGGRVVDSPAERRSLWRVREDGAGLAARLVDGGESWPGWEDAAVAPENLAAYLRDFRKLLASHGLTGVLYGHFGAGCVHVRIDFDLATDTGRAATRRFLSEAAALVVEHGGSLSGEHGDGRARGELLEVMYSHTMIRTFAAFKEIFDPEGLLNPGVIVAPARLDADLALHTPSEVLPVETLFSFPHDEDGFAGAVRRCVGVGRCRSDSGGVMCPSYRATGEENDSTRGRARLLQEMVRGGTVQDGWRSEEVHDALDLCLSCKACSSDCPVGVDMATYKAEFLHQHYKGRIRPRSHYSLGWLPLTSRLVGHMARPVNALLRGPLGKLLARLGGVTTERRIPAFASRRALRRTLRGVKTGEPAKTLLFVDSFTRAFRPEVAGAAGRVLADAGLACTTEDDLCCGLTWVSTGQLSLARRIMARTVARLDNGDDRPIVVAEPSCAAALKRDVPELLDTEAARRVAARVHTLTGALTDLAAPDWRPPALPDDVVLQTHCHEYATFKSRHPRDLLTRLGVRNVDEAEGCCGLAGNFGFEEQHYDTSMAVAGLALKPRLDGIDHETPTVVVADGFSCATQIDHLAGDQGVRALHLAELLDPAADRPDQPGESS, from the coding sequence ATGACCGACACCGCCACGGCCCTGGAGCCGCTGGTCGCGCGGCTCACCGAGACCGCTCCCGGCCTGCGGGTGGAGACCGGACCCGGCTCCACGGGTCTCTACGCCTACGACGCCTCCAACTACCGGGTCCCCCCGAGGGCCGTGGTCTTCCCCCGCAGCGCCGACGACGTCGTCGCGGTGCTGCGGGCCTGCCGCGAGGCACACGTTCCGATCACCGCGCGCGGTGGCGGCACGAGCATGGCGGGCAACGCCGTCGGACCCGGCGTCGTCCTGGACTTCTCCCGGTACATGAACCGGATCCTCGACATCGACCCGGTGGCCCGCACCGCACGGGTCGAGGCCGGCGTCGTCCTCGATGCCCTCCAGAGCGCGACCGCCCTGCACGGGCTCACCTTCGGCCCCGACCCCTCCTCGCACAGCCGCTGCACCCTCGGCGGCATGATCGGCAACGACGCGTGCGGCAACCGGTCCGTGCGGCACGGGCGCACCAGCGGGCACATCGAGGCGCTGGAGATCGTGACGGCCGACGGTGTGCGGGCCGTCGCCGACCGCACGGGGCTGCACCCGGTGGACGCCGCCGACGCGGAGCGCGTCGCCCGTCTCGAAGCGGACGTGCGGGCTCTGATCGGCGACAACCTGGCGCCGATCCGCACCGAACTCGGCCGGATTCCGCGCCAGGTCTCCGGCTACCAACTGCACCGCCTGCTGCCCGAGCACGGCTTCGACATGGCCCGCGCACTGGTGGGCACCGAGGGCTCCTGTGCGGTCGTCACCGCGGCGACGGTCCGCCTGGTGGCGACCGCACAGGCCTCCACCCTGCTGACGCTCGGCTACGACGACGTGGTCGACGCCGCCGAGGACGTCCCCGAGATCCTGCGTTGGAACCCCACCGCCGTGGAGGGCATGGACGAGGCGATCGTCGCCACCATGCGTGCCCGGCGCGGCCCCGACTCCGTCACCGGCCTCCCCGAGGGACGGGCCTGGCTGTACGTCGAGCTCGACGGCGACGACCAGGCGGCCGTCGACGCCCGCGCCGCCGATCTGCTGGACGTACTCAAGGCCCACGGGCGGCTGACCGGCGGGCGGGTCGTGGACAGCCCGGCCGAGCGGCGTTCGCTGTGGCGGGTGCGGGAGGACGGCGCGGGGCTCGCCGCCCGGCTCGTCGACGGCGGGGAGTCCTGGCCCGGCTGGGAGGACGCGGCCGTAGCGCCCGAGAACCTGGCCGCGTACCTGCGCGACTTCCGCAAGCTGCTGGCCTCGCACGGCCTGACCGGCGTGCTGTACGGCCACTTCGGCGCCGGCTGCGTCCATGTGCGCATCGACTTCGACCTCGCCACGGACACGGGACGGGCCGCCACCCGCCGGTTCCTTTCGGAGGCCGCCGCCCTGGTCGTCGAGCACGGCGGAAGCCTGTCCGGCGAACACGGCGACGGGCGGGCCCGGGGCGAGTTGCTGGAGGTCATGTACAGCCACACGATGATCCGGACGTTCGCCGCCTTCAAGGAGATCTTCGACCCCGAGGGGCTGCTCAACCCCGGCGTCATCGTGGCCCCGGCCCGCCTCGACGCCGACCTGGCCCTGCACACACCCTCCGAGGTGCTCCCCGTCGAGACGCTGTTCTCCTTCCCGCACGACGAGGACGGCTTCGCGGGAGCGGTGCGCCGCTGCGTCGGGGTCGGCCGCTGCCGCAGCGACTCCGGCGGCGTGATGTGCCCGAGCTACCGGGCCACCGGGGAGGAGAACGACTCCACCCGGGGCCGGGCCCGGCTGCTCCAGGAGATGGTGCGCGGCGGAACCGTCCAGGACGGCTGGCGCTCGGAGGAGGTCCATGACGCCCTCGACCTGTGCCTGTCCTGCAAGGCCTGCTCCAGCGACTGTCCGGTCGGCGTCGACATGGCCACCTACAAGGCGGAATTCCTGCACCAGCACTACAAGGGCCGCATCAGACCACGGTCCCACTACTCGCTGGGCTGGCTGCCCCTGACGTCCAGGCTCGTCGGCCACATGGCCCGGCCGGTGAACGCGCTGCTGCGCGGCCCCCTCGGGAAGCTGCTCGCCCGTCTCGGCGGCGTGACCACCGAACGCCGGATCCCCGCCTTCGCCTCCCGGCGCGCACTGCGCCGCACCCTGCGCGGGGTGAAGACCGGCGAACCGGCGAAGACCCTCCTGTTCGTGGACAGCTTCACCCGCGCCTTCCGCCCCGAGGTGGCCGGGGCGGCCGGCCGCGTACTCGCCGACGCCGGCCTTGCCTGCACGACGGAGGACGACCTGTGCTGCGGCCTGACCTGGGTGAGCACCGGACAACTGTCCCTGGCGCGCCGCATCATGGCCCGCACCGTCGCCCGCCTGGACAACGGCGACGACCGGCCCATCGTCGTGGCCGAACCCAGCTGCGCCGCGGCCCTCAAGCGTGATGTGCCCGAACTCCTCGACACCGAGGCAGCCCGGCGCGTCGCGGCCCGCGTCCACACCCTCACCGGAGCCCTGACCGACCTCGCCGCACCGGACTGGCGCCCGCCCGCGCTGCCGGACGACGTCGTCCTTCAGACCCACTGCCACGAGTACGCGACCTTCAAGAGCCGCCACCCCCGCGACCTGCTCACCCGCCTCGGCGTACGCAACGTCGACGAGGCCGAGGGCTGCTGCGGGCTCGCCGGCAACTTCGGTTTCGAGGAGCAGCACTACGACACCTCGATGGCGGTCGCCGGCCTCGCCCTGAAGCCCCGTCTCGACGGCATCGACCACGAGACCCCGACCGTCGTCGTGGCCGACGGCTTCAGCTGCGCCACCCAGATCGACCACCTCGCCGGAGACCAGGGCGTGCGGGCCCTGCACCTGGCGGAACTGCTCGACCCCGCCGCCGACCGCCCCGACCAACCAGGAGAGAGCTCATGA
- a CDS encoding aspartate aminotransferase family protein translates to MTALSPHLRQATPVVAARGEGVHLFDQDGRRYLDFTAGIGVTSTGHCHPKVVAAAQEQVGTLIHGQYTTVMHQPLRQLVEKLGEVLPAGLDSLFFTNSGSEAVEAALRLARQATGRPNVIVCHGGFHGRTVAAAAMTTSGTRFRSGFSPLMSGVVVTPFPSAYRYGWDEETATRFALKELDYTLQTISSPADTAAIIVEPVLGEGGYVPANRAFMEGLRERADRYGFLFILDEVQTGVGRTGRFWGHDHFGVTPDILVTAKGLASGFPLSGIAASEALMAKAWPGSQGGTYGANAVACAAACATLDVVRDEKLVENAEAMGARLRQGLEAVADRTPGIGDVRGLGLMLATEFVTEDGGPDPETAARVQRAAVDEGLLLLLCGAWNQVVRMIPALVIDETAVDEGLQAWTTAVEAGTAGATRR, encoded by the coding sequence ATGACCGCACTGTCGCCGCACCTTCGCCAGGCCACCCCTGTGGTCGCGGCCCGGGGCGAGGGCGTCCACCTCTTCGACCAGGACGGCCGCCGCTACCTCGACTTCACCGCCGGCATCGGTGTCACCAGCACGGGGCACTGTCACCCCAAGGTCGTGGCCGCGGCACAGGAGCAGGTGGGCACGCTGATCCACGGCCAGTACACGACCGTGATGCACCAGCCGCTGCGGCAGCTGGTCGAGAAGCTCGGCGAGGTGCTGCCGGCCGGCCTGGACAGCCTGTTCTTCACCAACTCCGGCAGCGAGGCCGTCGAGGCGGCACTGCGGCTGGCCCGCCAGGCCACCGGCCGGCCGAACGTCATCGTGTGCCACGGCGGCTTCCACGGCCGTACGGTCGCCGCCGCCGCCATGACCACCTCCGGCACCCGCTTCCGCTCCGGCTTCTCCCCGCTGATGAGCGGAGTCGTCGTCACGCCGTTCCCCTCGGCCTACCGCTACGGCTGGGACGAGGAGACCGCGACCCGCTTCGCCCTGAAGGAGCTGGACTACACGCTCCAGACCATCTCCTCGCCCGCCGACACGGCCGCGATCATCGTCGAGCCGGTGCTCGGCGAGGGCGGCTACGTGCCCGCCAACCGGGCCTTCATGGAGGGGCTGCGGGAGCGCGCGGACCGCTACGGCTTCCTGTTCATCCTGGACGAGGTGCAGACCGGCGTCGGCCGCACCGGCCGCTTCTGGGGCCACGACCACTTCGGCGTCACGCCCGACATCCTCGTCACCGCCAAGGGCCTGGCCAGCGGCTTCCCCCTCTCCGGCATCGCCGCCTCCGAGGCACTCATGGCCAAGGCCTGGCCGGGCTCGCAGGGCGGCACGTACGGCGCCAACGCCGTCGCCTGCGCCGCGGCCTGCGCCACCCTCGACGTCGTACGCGACGAGAAGCTCGTCGAGAACGCCGAGGCGATGGGCGCCCGGCTGCGCCAGGGCCTGGAGGCGGTGGCCGACCGGACACCGGGCATCGGCGACGTGCGCGGCCTCGGACTGATGCTGGCCACCGAGTTCGTCACCGAGGACGGCGGCCCCGACCCCGAGACCGCGGCCCGCGTGCAGCGCGCCGCCGTCGACGAGGGCCTGCTCCTGCTGCTGTGCGGCGCCTGGAACCAGGTCGTACGGATGATTCCCGCGCTCGTGATCGACGAGACGGCCGTGGACGAGGGCCTCCAGGCGTGGACGACCGCCGTCGAGGCCGGCACAGCGGGAGCGACGCGGCGATGA
- a CDS encoding PucR family transcriptional regulator — MNDDHPPGHGPTRALTVADVLALPVLATGQPQVVTGVPHLDRPVRWVHITELTDPASFLKGGELVLTTGMPLPDDVTGVRRYVDELADVGAAALVIELVRRYHRPPDALVDACRLRDLPLVTLAKDVNFLEVTQVVHALLLGNQADAMRRTQRIHEAFTALTLRGAGPEDVVRAAAEMCGRTVVLENLVHQALICEPSGSTVEEALTDWEERSRATGTDDRAARGAADWLTAPVEYQGERWGRVVMLPARSDGPAFGLEDITVLERTAMALTVARLIHPTPWERTAHRNALRDLVEQRHRSAEDARARCAALGLPADGSRFLAALVELRAGGAGTEPEARLFQELRAAGVPALVGELAPDRLGVLLALRPSQPWRPVVERLCGLALGLAPRAVVTVGSEVADLSDTARSFREAARVAEATPPGQPLPADRSFHELSDIGLHRLLYALREDTRIQEYTEQQLGRLIDHDAQHGTDLLTTLRHYLDAAGNKTTAARRGGLSRETMYQRLRTVERLLDRDLESGEQRTELHVALTALDAVRAH, encoded by the coding sequence GTGAACGACGACCACCCGCCCGGCCATGGGCCCACCCGAGCGCTCACCGTCGCCGACGTCCTGGCGCTTCCCGTCCTGGCCACCGGACAGCCCCAGGTCGTCACCGGTGTGCCGCATCTGGACCGGCCGGTCCGGTGGGTCCACATCACCGAGCTGACCGACCCCGCGTCCTTCCTCAAGGGCGGCGAACTCGTCCTGACCACCGGAATGCCGCTCCCGGACGACGTGACGGGCGTGCGCCGGTACGTCGACGAACTCGCCGACGTCGGGGCCGCGGCGCTCGTCATCGAGCTCGTCCGCCGCTACCACCGCCCGCCGGACGCCCTTGTGGACGCCTGCCGCCTGCGCGACCTGCCCCTCGTCACCCTCGCCAAGGACGTCAACTTCCTGGAGGTCACCCAGGTCGTGCACGCCCTCCTGCTCGGCAACCAGGCGGACGCGATGCGGCGCACCCAGCGCATCCACGAGGCGTTCACCGCCCTGACCCTGCGCGGCGCCGGCCCGGAGGACGTGGTGCGCGCGGCGGCGGAGATGTGCGGCCGCACGGTCGTCCTGGAGAACCTGGTGCACCAGGCACTGATCTGCGAACCCTCCGGGAGCACGGTGGAGGAGGCGCTCACCGACTGGGAGGAGCGCTCCAGGGCCACCGGGACCGACGACCGGGCGGCGCGCGGCGCGGCGGACTGGCTGACCGCGCCTGTCGAGTATCAGGGCGAGCGCTGGGGCCGTGTGGTCATGCTCCCGGCCCGCTCCGACGGTCCGGCCTTCGGGCTGGAGGACATCACGGTGCTGGAGAGGACCGCGATGGCCCTGACCGTCGCCCGCCTCATCCATCCCACTCCCTGGGAACGCACCGCGCACCGGAACGCCCTGCGCGACCTGGTCGAACAGCGCCACCGTTCCGCCGAGGACGCCCGCGCCCGCTGCGCCGCACTGGGCCTGCCCGCCGACGGCAGCCGGTTCCTCGCGGCCCTGGTCGAACTCCGCGCCGGCGGAGCGGGAACCGAGCCCGAGGCCCGTCTGTTCCAGGAGCTGCGGGCGGCGGGCGTCCCGGCCCTGGTCGGCGAGCTGGCCCCCGACCGCCTGGGCGTCCTGCTGGCGCTGCGTCCCTCCCAGCCCTGGCGCCCCGTCGTCGAGCGGCTGTGCGGCCTCGCGCTGGGCCTGGCCCCGCGGGCGGTCGTGACGGTCGGTTCCGAGGTCGCGGATCTCTCCGACACCGCCCGTTCCTTCCGCGAGGCGGCCCGCGTCGCCGAGGCCACTCCGCCCGGCCAGCCCCTCCCCGCGGACCGGTCCTTCCACGAGCTGTCCGACATCGGCCTGCACCGCCTGCTGTACGCGCTGCGCGAGGACACCCGGATCCAGGAGTACACCGAGCAACAGCTCGGGCGGCTCATCGATCACGACGCCCAGCACGGCACCGACCTGCTGACGACCCTGCGCCACTACCTCGACGCGGCCGGCAACAAGACCACCGCCGCACGCCGGGGCGGCCTCTCCCGCGAGACCATGTACCAACGTCTGCGCACCGTCGAGCGTCTCCTCGACCGCGACCTGGAGTCCGGCGAACAGCGCACCGAACTGCACGTGGCGCTCACGGCACTTGACGCCGTTCGAGCCCACTGA
- a CDS encoding sulfotransferase family protein, whose product MSSSPLALTLANLLVRPAFGSRHDPGRVFDRIAAKAGQAPGDRQFVEDFRSLLGWWAKADRLTPVGWLSAQAHVRRHLTNRARVRRLIAEHPEIAREPIEKPVFVVGLPRTATTVTHAVLALSEEHRSPLLWELLAPDLRLPPRQRRKAIAAGRRMVQGTDLFAPRFRDIHAMVAEGPEECTFALPHALMPFSQARIPEYRDWHCERDFVPDYQYLKQVYQVLQYGRPRRRWMLKSPMHLENLDALRTVFPDATIVWCHRDPVTVVASFCSLIEHGMAVSARPVDLPGIGAVWLDLLSRAMTRGLAARAAIPPEQLVDVPYSWLGSDPTAGAPKLYAAVGAPWTQADAARLPAAVARPKGTRRHTYDLARYGLTPADVEAAFTDYVALRAEVDRAVTPT is encoded by the coding sequence GTGTCCTCCTCTCCGCTCGCCCTCACCCTCGCCAATCTGCTGGTGCGCCCGGCCTTCGGTTCCCGGCACGACCCCGGCCGGGTCTTCGACAGGATCGCCGCGAAGGCCGGACAGGCGCCCGGGGACCGGCAGTTCGTCGAGGACTTCCGGTCGCTGCTGGGCTGGTGGGCGAAGGCCGACCGGCTCACCCCGGTCGGCTGGCTGTCGGCGCAGGCGCATGTGCGCCGGCATCTGACCAACCGGGCCCGTGTCCGGCGGCTGATCGCCGAGCACCCGGAGATCGCGCGGGAGCCGATCGAGAAGCCGGTGTTCGTCGTGGGCCTGCCGCGCACCGCGACCACCGTCACCCACGCCGTGCTCGCGCTGTCGGAGGAGCACCGCAGCCCCCTGCTGTGGGAACTGCTGGCGCCCGACCTCCGGTTGCCGCCCCGGCAGCGACGTAAGGCGATCGCGGCCGGGCGTCGCATGGTCCAGGGCACCGATCTCTTCGCGCCGCGCTTCCGTGACATCCACGCGATGGTGGCCGAGGGCCCGGAGGAGTGTACGTTCGCGCTCCCCCATGCCCTGATGCCGTTCTCCCAGGCCCGCATCCCCGAGTACCGGGACTGGCACTGCGAGCGGGACTTCGTGCCCGACTACCAGTACCTCAAGCAGGTCTACCAGGTCCTCCAGTACGGCCGCCCGCGCCGCCGCTGGATGCTGAAGTCCCCCATGCACCTGGAGAACCTGGACGCCCTGCGCACGGTGTTCCCCGACGCCACGATCGTGTGGTGCCACCGCGACCCGGTCACGGTCGTGGCCTCCTTCTGCAGCCTGATCGAGCACGGCATGGCGGTCAGTGCCCGCCCTGTCGACCTGCCCGGCATCGGCGCCGTCTGGCTGGACCTGCTGAGCCGCGCCATGACCCGCGGCCTGGCGGCCCGGGCCGCCATCCCCCCGGAGCAACTCGTGGACGTGCCGTACTCCTGGCTCGGCTCCGATCCCACCGCCGGCGCCCCGAAGCTCTACGCCGCTGTCGGCGCTCCCTGGACGCAGGCGGACGCGGCCCGGCTCCCCGCGGCCGTCGCCCGTCCCAAGGGCACCCGCCGCCACACCTACGACCTGGCCCGCTACGGCCTGACCCCGGCCGACGTCGAGGCCGCGTTCACGGACTACGTCGCGCTGCGGGCGGAGGTGGACCGCGCCGTGACGCCGACCTAG
- a CDS encoding TetR/AcrR family transcriptional regulator yields MSADAYATAPPTLRQRRRAAATREIVDAAESYIAEHGPHALSLRAVARSLGMTVQGLYHYFPNRDALVTALVAKAYEDLADAVTAAVDTAADEPAELPFMAAAKSYRRWAITHVERFQLLYGAPLRRYEAPAEGPTTQAMRRIGEIFQREMFAGFTTAQLAAADTRALSPALRAHLHLLFPHGRETLPPPATALLLGAWGHMHGLVVLEAFGHTSFVGEHQAEIFHMAMRDLLEDIPAGSPRSPRGHRPRLLAPRSASRRGPPPPAARRSP; encoded by the coding sequence ATGTCCGCAGACGCTTACGCGACGGCCCCGCCAACCCTGCGCCAGCGACGTCGGGCCGCCGCCACCCGGGAAATAGTGGACGCCGCCGAGAGCTACATCGCCGAGCACGGGCCGCACGCCCTGTCCCTGAGAGCGGTCGCCCGCAGCCTCGGCATGACCGTGCAGGGGCTCTACCACTACTTCCCGAACCGGGACGCCCTCGTCACGGCTCTTGTCGCCAAGGCGTACGAGGATCTGGCCGACGCCGTGACGGCAGCTGTCGACACAGCGGCGGACGAACCGGCCGAGCTGCCGTTCATGGCCGCCGCCAAGAGCTATCGCCGATGGGCCATCACCCACGTCGAGCGGTTCCAACTGCTGTACGGAGCGCCCCTGCGCCGTTACGAGGCGCCCGCCGAGGGCCCGACCACGCAGGCGATGCGCCGGATCGGCGAGATCTTCCAGCGCGAGATGTTCGCCGGATTCACCACGGCACAACTGGCCGCGGCCGACACCCGGGCGCTCTCACCGGCTCTCCGGGCGCATCTGCACCTCCTGTTTCCGCACGGCCGGGAAACCCTGCCGCCGCCCGCGACCGCCCTCCTCCTCGGCGCATGGGGGCACATGCACGGCCTGGTCGTCCTGGAAGCCTTCGGGCACACCTCCTTCGTCGGCGAACACCAGGCCGAGATCTTCCACATGGCGATGCGGGACCTGCTGGAGGACATTCCCGCCGGATCCCCGCGCAGCCCACGGGGACACCGGCCGCGCCTTCTGGCGCCTAGGTCGGCGTCACGGCGCGGTCCACCTCCGCCCGCAGCGCGACGTAGTCCGTGA
- a CDS encoding MMPL family transporter — protein sequence MFERMAELAIRRSRLVLIVAVLAVALMGVVGAGAFGKLKGGGFDDPASPSTRAAEVIGDKFGGETNLVLLVRSPEGRIDTPASAETGRDLVADLKKDERLGNIVSYWETDNPDLRSKDGREAMVLAHVRGDTTEQRKNSIEILDTYSGTYKDALTVRAGGGAAVGADVSNQVFEDLILAEAIAIPLTLILLMIVFGSVVAALLPLVIAIIAIIGSFAQLFLFGSITDVADTATNLTTALGLGLGIDYALLMVSRFREQLTAGASVDDAVRRTVHTAGRTVAFSAATVAAALAALLVFPHYFLRSMGFTGVGVVVIAALSTLFVMPALLKVLGHRVNSGRLPWAKPQRSDAGTPLWGRLARTVMRRPVFTALPVLAVLLFAASPLLNISFGTPDERVLPKDAESRQVSQVLRQNFGGSEDSALHIVIGQSVAEAPLASYAGQLAALQGVERVETSTGTYTAGQSTATGPANPALGRPDAQRISVMSGLTPKSEAAESLVKRVRSVTPPPGSHPLVGGNDAVLVDAKESIAAKLPLAGALIVLTTFLLLFLFTGSVVQPLRALVLNLISLGATLGVMTWIFDDGNLSSLLGFTAQPMEMTMTVLMFCIAFGLSMDYEVFVTSRIKELHDQGADNETAVVDGLGHTGRIVSAAAVLLAVSFFAFGTAKLSFMQMFGLGSGLAILIDAIAVRGVLVPAAMRLLGRSAWYAPGFLRTFHGRYGLSEGGPEPTPAPGPAAATPAHPENSTRV from the coding sequence GTGTTCGAACGCATGGCCGAATTGGCGATCCGCCGATCCCGGCTGGTCCTCATCGTCGCCGTCCTGGCCGTGGCCCTCATGGGCGTGGTCGGCGCGGGGGCCTTCGGCAAACTGAAGGGCGGCGGCTTCGACGACCCCGCCTCCCCGTCGACCCGAGCAGCGGAGGTCATCGGCGACAAGTTCGGCGGCGAGACCAACCTCGTCCTGCTGGTCCGCTCCCCCGAAGGCCGCATCGACACGCCCGCCTCCGCGGAGACCGGCCGGGACCTGGTGGCCGACCTCAAGAAGGACGAGCGGCTCGGCAACATCGTCTCGTACTGGGAGACCGACAATCCCGACCTGCGCTCCAAGGACGGCCGCGAGGCCATGGTGCTCGCCCACGTCAGAGGCGACACCACGGAGCAGCGGAAGAACTCCATCGAGATCCTCGACACCTACAGCGGCACCTACAAGGACGCCCTCACCGTCCGGGCCGGAGGCGGCGCCGCCGTGGGCGCCGACGTGTCGAACCAGGTGTTCGAGGATCTGATCCTCGCCGAGGCGATCGCCATACCGCTGACCCTGATACTGCTCATGATCGTCTTCGGCAGTGTGGTCGCGGCCCTGCTGCCGCTGGTCATCGCGATCATCGCCATCATCGGCTCCTTCGCGCAGCTCTTCCTGTTCGGCAGCATCACCGATGTCGCCGACACCGCGACCAACCTCACCACCGCTCTGGGACTCGGACTGGGCATCGACTACGCCCTTCTGATGGTCAGCCGCTTCCGGGAACAGCTCACGGCCGGGGCGAGCGTGGACGACGCCGTCCGGCGCACGGTGCACACCGCGGGCCGCACCGTCGCCTTCTCCGCCGCGACGGTCGCGGCGGCCCTGGCGGCGCTTCTGGTGTTCCCGCACTACTTCCTGCGCTCGATGGGCTTCACCGGAGTCGGCGTCGTCGTCATCGCCGCCCTCAGCACCCTGTTCGTCATGCCGGCCCTGCTGAAGGTCCTGGGGCACCGGGTCAACAGCGGGCGGCTGCCATGGGCGAAGCCGCAGCGCTCCGACGCCGGGACACCTCTGTGGGGACGCCTGGCGCGCACCGTCATGCGGCGGCCCGTGTTCACGGCGCTGCCCGTCCTCGCCGTGCTGCTGTTCGCGGCGAGCCCGCTGCTCAACATCTCCTTCGGCACGCCGGACGAACGCGTGCTCCCCAAGGACGCCGAGAGCCGCCAGGTCTCGCAGGTCCTGCGGCAGAATTTCGGCGGCAGTGAGGACTCGGCCCTCCACATCGTCATCGGCCAGTCCGTCGCCGAGGCTCCACTGGCGTCGTACGCGGGCCAACTGGCCGCACTCCAGGGCGTCGAACGTGTCGAGACCAGCACAGGCACCTACACGGCGGGACAGTCCACGGCGACCGGCCCGGCCAACCCCGCTCTCGGCCGGCCCGACGCCCAGCGGATCAGCGTAATGAGCGGCCTGACACCGAAGTCGGAAGCGGCCGAGAGCCTGGTCAAGCGGGTGCGCTCGGTCACCCCGCCCCCCGGGTCCCACCCCCTGGTCGGCGGAAATGACGCCGTACTCGTCGACGCCAAGGAATCCATCGCCGCCAAACTCCCCCTGGCCGGCGCCCTGATCGTCCTCACCACCTTCCTGCTGCTCTTCCTGTTCACCGGCAGCGTCGTGCAGCCGTTGCGCGCGCTGGTCCTCAACCTGATCAGCCTGGGAGCCACCCTCGGCGTCATGACCTGGATCTTCGACGACGGCAACCTCTCCTCCCTCCTCGGCTTCACCGCGCAGCCGATGGAGATGACCATGACCGTGCTGATGTTCTGCATCGCCTTCGGCCTCTCCATGGACTACGAGGTCTTCGTCACCAGCCGGATCAAGGAACTCCACGACCAGGGAGCCGACAACGAGACCGCCGTGGTCGACGGCCTCGGCCACACCGGACGCATCGTCAGCGCGGCCGCCGTCCTGCTCGCGGTGAGCTTCTTCGCCTTCGGCACCGCCAAGCTCAGCTTCATGCAGATGTTCGGCCTCGGCAGCGGACTGGCCATCCTCATCGACGCCATCGCCGTACGCGGCGTCCTCGTCCCCGCCGCGATGCGTCTGCTCGGCCGCTCCGCCTGGTACGCGCCCGGCTTCCTGCGCACGTTCCACGGACGCTACGGCCTCAGCGAAGGCGGCCCCGAGCCGACGCCCGCACCCGGCCCCGCAGCGGCGACTCCGGCACACCCGGAGAACTCCACCAGAGTCTGA